Below is a window of Flavobacterium cyclinae DNA.
AATCCAATCAGCATTTCACGAGACGAACTCATGCGCATCAGCAAAATTGCATCGACCGCAACCTACCACAAATGCATGAAAGATTTAACAGAAAGAGAATACGTTATTTACAAACCATCTTTCAACCCATTTAAAGGTTCTATTTTGGAAGTCTGCAACTTGGATTTTTACACCAAACCTGTTCCAAAAAAAGAGCTAAAAAAGCGTACAACCAAGTCAAAAAATGACCAAGTCATTGAACAGGTTAATGAACAGGTTACTAAACAAGCTCTAAACAAGCATCAAACAAGCTCTAAACATGTACCTTATATAAACAATATAAACAATACAAACATTATAAACTTAGCTAAGCAAGAAATTTCAAAAAATGAAAAAAAATTAATTTTTACAAATTCATTTTTTGATGAGGTTGAAGAAAAGGATTTAAAAGTTGAACTCAAAGAAGAAAAAAAGTTGCGCGAAAAAAAGAAGAAAGTTGAAATTGAGAAATCAAAACCCACTTTGGAAGAAGCACAAATCTACTTCCTCGAAAAAAACTTCACCGAAATCGAAGCACAACGGTTCTTTAACTATTTCGAAAGCAACGGCTGGTTAGTCGGTGGTAGAACCAAAATGAAAGATTGGAAAGCAGCAGCAAGAAATTGGATGCTTAACACAAAGAAGTTTGGAAACAAACCGAATAATTCTGTTAGAACAGAAACCAAAACAATAAATCTTAATCCAAACCACCTCCACGTAACAAATCAAAAAAACTATGGAGAAGCACTTTAACACCGTCAAAGACACTTTCGTTATTCAAAACGGATTCAAAGTTTACAACTTCAATTGGTGCTTAAACTACATCGAGTACCAGGGTAAACTCATCTACGGTCGCTCTTTCAAAATTGAAGTGGTTGACCATCAAACCATTCTCAAATTGGTAATTTATGCTATTCGAGACGAAAAAAAGGCTTTAGAGCTCAATTTAGACCTCAACAAAGGCATTTTGTTGTCGGGGCCAATTGGATGCGGGAAAACGTCAATTATGGCGTTAATTCGACCATTTTTTTACCACAAACACGACTACAAAATCAAGACATGTAGAGAAATATCTTTCGAATTCGCAAAAAACGGCTTCGAATCACTCCATCATTACACCCAAAAAGAACACACGCAATCACGTTTAACCGGCTACTGTTTCGACGACTTAGGAGCCGAACAAAACATCAAACACTACGGCAACGACCTCAATGTAATGGCAGAAATCATTATTTCACGCTACGAAGACTTCGTTCAAAATCAATCCATCACCCACATCACCACAAACCTTTCCGCAAGCGAAATCGAAGCCCTCTACGGCAACCGCCTCCGCTCAAGGATGAGATCAATGTTCAACCTCATCACCTTCAGCAATGAATCTAGGGATAAAAGATAATTTTCAATATTTCTAAAGAATTGAATTGTCATACTGAGCTTGTCGAAGTATCTCCTACGAAGTAGGCATTCCCTTTTAAGCGCAGCTTAAAACAAAACCTGAAACCTTAAACTTGAAACAAAATGAACAAACAATTAAACCCTCGCCAAATAAAAACCATCCAAAACTTCTGGAACTGGTTCCAAGACAACGAACAAGCCATCTACAACGCTTGCAAACTGGAAATCAACAAAGAAGAAGTGCTCTTTCACCTCGAAAGAAACCTCAATTACGTCTCAAAAAGAATTGAACATTTCATCACAAATCACCCACAAAACGAGAACAAACTCAAAGTATTTATTACAGCTCACGGCTACAGAAAACTATTCCCTAAAATGAGAGCTTTGGAAGAGAAAATCCCCATTTTAGAATACTTTTCAATTCAGGTATATATAGCACCATTTAACACGGAAGAGCCAACAATTCCCTACAATATGGTAGAAACAATCAAAAACACATTTATTAAATTAGAAGATTATAATACAGCTACTAAAAAAATAATTTTGACGCTGTATTGCCATGAAAAAATCATGCAGCTGAATATTAAAAAAGTTGAGCGACATGCCTATCTTTTATTACTATTCACACTCGGTGAAGTCAAATACAAAAAACATATCTATGACTTCAATTGCGAAGTAATTCCTCAAAACATTAACGGCTTACTCTCACTATCCGAACTCCCAGAATTCATTGACTACCTTGCAAAAATCAACTACAGTAGAAAACTAAAAATCTTCTTCGAATAACTCTAAAAAGTCCCATGTCATGCTGAACTCGTTTCAGCATCTTTTTTTTACTTGTCATTCCGCCAAAATAGGAATCTCCTACAAAGTAGGTATCAAATTTTAAGCGTAGCTTAAAACAACAACCCAATCACCAATCACCCATCACACAAAAAGAATCGCAAAGGCAACAGGCAAACTAGACAAACGTCAACGCGATAACAAAAACACACCAAGCCAAGCATACACCATCCTTAAAACCTCCAAAAAAGAAGTCATAAATATAAAAAAGCATAGAGTGGAAACTACTAATTATATTTTGTACTTACTTTTCTGCAAGTCAAAAAGCTAATAAATAACGAATAACTTGGAAAAATGATTGTTATTTCAAACAAAAATAGTAATTTTGTACAGAATAACAATCATTTTGTATGAATACTAAAAAGCAAACTATTTTTCCTAAGTACAATTTAGTATTGGAAAAAATGGGAGAAAATATCAAAATTGCCCGAAAACGACGCAAGTTAACCACAATGCAAGTAGCAGAACGTGCTGCGATTTCTCGTTCTACGTTGTATTTAATAGAGTCGGGAAATCCTAGTGTGGCAATGGGAGCTTACTTTAATGTATTACGAGTATTGGGGCTTCAAGATGATTTTTTAAAGTTAGCAGCTGATGACGAGCTAGGTAGAAGATTGCAAGATCTAGAACTTTTAAAGTAATAAGAAATGGCACTCAATAAAACAGATATTTATGTATATGCGCATTGGTTGGGTATGCAAGAACCGAAACTAATTGGCGTATTGTCTGCTCAACAAGCTAAAGGAAAAAAAGCATTTAGTTTTGAATATGATACCGCATGGCTTAAAACCGGACAAAAGTTTTTACTAGATCCAGATATCAGTTTGTTTTCAGGTGCGCAATACCCAAATCAAAAAGATAATTTTGGTATTTTTTTAGATAGTATGCCTGATACTTGGGGAAGAACACTTATGAAACGAAGAGCAGCACAATGGGCTCGAGAAAATAATACAAAAACGCCAACGCTTTATGATATCGATTTCCTTTTAGGAGTTTATGATGCAAGTAGGATGGGAGCATTGCGTTTTAAAACGGATCCAAATGGAGATTTTTTAGACAACAATAAAACAACTCCAACACCACCTTGGTCATCAATTAGAGAGCTTCAAGTAGCTGCTGAAAGCATAGAAGACGATAAAGACAATGATGAGGTAAAAAAATGGCTTTCTATATTGATTGCTCCGGGTTCTTCATTAGGAGGAGCCAGGCCTAAAGCCAATATCTTAGATACAGATAAAAACTTGTGGATTGCAAAATTTCCATCAAAGTCAGATACAATAGATAAAGCAGCTTGGGAATATTTAGCTTATGAATTAGCCATTCAAGCAGGAATCACAATGGCACCGTGTAAAATAGAAAAAATTAAGGGAAATTACCATACTTTTTTTACTAAACGTTTTGATAGGGAAAATGGAGAACGAATCCATTTTGCCTCAGCCATGACCATGACAGGAAATAACGAAGATACAATAAAAGACAATCATCCAAGTTACTTAGAAATAGCTGAATTTATAAGTAATCATGGTGTGAACATTGAAGCGAATCTACATCAACTATGGAGGAGAATCATTTTCAATATTAGCATTTCAAACACAGATGATCATCTTAGAAATCATGGTTTTATATTAACCGATGAGGGTTGGATATTATCTCCAGCGTATGATTTAAACCCTTCCATTGATAAAGACGGCTTATCATTAAATATCGATATGGATAATAATGAATTGGATTTCGAATTAGCCAAAAGTGTGGGAGCGTATTTCAGATTAAATGAAACACAAATGAACACCATAATCGATGAAGTTACAAGTGTGGTAAGGAATTGGAAAGAAGTGGCGAATAGAATTGGAATCACAAGAAGTGAACAACAATTAATGGAAAAAGCGTTTCGTTTTTAATGGATTAATCTAAAATTTAATAAACCTATAAAATAAAAACGGATAGGTTATTTTATTGCAATCGATTATTAAAATTAGAATCTAAACTAGAAGTTACATTTTCATCATTTTCAAATCTTCAATGAATTTTGTATTAATTTTTCTAAAAATTAAGAAAGACACTATAATTCGATTTTAATTTAGAACTATTGTATAATTAAGTATTTATACTGAGTTTAGTGCAAAAAATCTAAAGTAAATTTGAAAAATATATTAAACTATTTTAAAAATGAAAAAACTAACTACGATTTGTTTATTGGTACTTACTTTTTCAACAGCTATTGCACAGAAGAAAAAAGTAGCTGTTGTTACATTTTATGCCAATAAAATGGTTGAATTTAATGAATTAGGAGCCGGATTTGACTTTCTATTACAAGACATTTTGCAATTGCGTGACGATCCAAATTTTAATCTAACCCCTATTCTTAACACGTATCACGACAATTTTTTTAATGACTATTCAAAAGAGTTTCCATTTGAGTTACTTCCTGAATCTGAGGTTTTAAGTAATACTGAATATCAAAATTTTACACCAAAGTTTGATGTGAAAAATTATGACGCCGCTAATTATTTAATGCATAGCAATTATAAATACATATATGAAGGTTTTATGGGGCAAGCAAACGAGGTTGCAATGGCAAAAATGTTTGCAGATAAAGCAGACGGAGTAATGTTTGTATATGTCAATTTTGCATTTGAAAAGGGTTTTGGTATTGGAAGTACAATGACAATAAAAATGAGAGCTACAACTAGAGTAGCTTTATATAATAAATCAGGTGAAAAAGTTTTTGCATTCTATGAAAACGAGCGTTCTAAGAAAACGGGTGTAATGGTTGGAGGAGTTCCAGTTGTAAAACCAGAAAAAATCCTTCCAATGTGTGAAAGTGCTTTAGAAGAATTAATGGGCGATTTAAGAAAGCGAATAGCTAAGATTGTTAAAAAATCTGAAGTTAAATTGTAATAAAAAAAAGCCCTAAATAGTAAACTTACTTTTGGGGCTTTATTTATGAGTGTATATTATCTAATTTTTATATTTTATTAAATACTATTATTCTAGCGACACCTCCACTTGCATATTTTACTTTTAATGTAGTTTGATTTAAGACTAATATTTCATTAATAGTAGTGGAACTATCAAAAGTAATACTTAGTTGATTAGTTCCTGAAAGAGACCAATTACCTGAGTTTAAAAAATTCATACAATTGGAATTAATATCGGTATCATAAATATATTCTTTAATTTCTGAACTGCTTCTAAATTCAACATAATCAAAGCCACATTGTGGTGCAGCATTATCATAACTATCTAGAACTTCTTGTCCATTTATTATTGATCCTTCTTGTGAGAATCTCCAACTACCTAAAATTAATTCATGTTGTGAAGCTGAAGAGGAGTTGTCGTCATCTTTCGAACATCCAGTAAAACTAATGCTTAAAATAGTAGCTACTAATAAAAATAATTTTTTCATTTTTAAAATTTTTGAATTTTGAAAGGTAAAAGTAGCTGTAAAACAACTTGAAGTCAATACGTGTAAATACGTAATTATTGGTTTTTATGGTGCTTAATGATTTTCCAAACACCAACGATTAATAAAGTTCTGTTAACAATATTTAGCAAAAAGTTTAGCATCCAGGAGGTGAAAAACAATTCTTTATTGGTTAAATACAGATTATTAGCGTACAAGTATAAAATTATGGTACCACCATACATGAAAAGTAAGCCTACTATGAAGTAGACGTTAGGATTTTGTTTTCTTTCTTTTTGTATTGTTTTTCTCTCTAATTGTTTGAACCAAAGAATAGAAAAGGTAATGACTAAACATGTCGTAATGGCATTTAAATAAGCGCTAATGTCTAAAAAGGTCTTATCATTAAGATGTTGAAGATTGTAGACAAAAGTAGCTATAAAAAGGGCACTAAAAACTATAAAAAGCGCTTTGTATTTTTTATTAAGGATGTGATAAAAGTAATATTGTAAGGTGGTTATAGCTAAGATTTTGTACACCATAAACCAGTTGGTTGCATTAATTTTCAGTAAGTAAGTTCCAAAATATTCATAAAAACTGGCAATAAATACTACCACAACATAAGGGAATATTGGATTTTTTTTATCAAATTTAGTGTTGTTTTTCCAAATGAGTAGGAATGGAATTGTTCCTAAAATTAAGGCCGTATAAAACAGAAAGGCATATAGCGGAGACATGTACATCTTGAAGTATTTTTTTACAAATCAACAATGCTTAATTCAAAATTCCTAATAATTATAAATATATTTGAAAACTATAAATTAAAGATTTTATGCGATTACTTATAACAATAACAGTTCTATATTCATTAATCCCTCTTTTTGTGTATTGGTTTACAAAAAGTAGATTGAATAAAGAAATTAAACCAATTTTTCCGTTCATTGTTTTGTGTTTTATAGCAGGTCTTTACGAATTTATTTTTACAACTATTTTACGTTTTAATACGATTCCGTGGTTTTACACCTATGATTTATTAGCTTTTTTCTCCATTCAATATTTTTTTTATAATGTTCTCGATAAAAAAGTAAAGAAGTTGGTTTGGATTAGTTCTTGTTTGTATTTGATATTATTTACGTATGCAGTGATACATCATACCATAGAAAACTATTTGAATTACTTATCGTATATAACTTCATTCACAACTTTGTTGCAACTGATATACTCCATCAAGTGGTTCAAAAAAGTGTTTATGGAAACAACTTTAGTGTCTTTAGCTGATAGTCCTACATTTTATTTTGTTACAGGATTCTTGTTTTATTATTCAGGTGTAGTTGTTTTATTCTTATTGGCGCATTCAATTTATCATAATAATAATTCTCATTTACAATATTATTGGTTAATCAACTTATTCTTCAACATTTTTCATAAAACGGTTTTAATTATTGGAATATGGAAGGCAAGAAAAAATTAATTTTTTTCTTGTGTAATTTCAATTCTTAAAGATTATAAGTTAAACCTTAAATTAATTTAATTTTAAATGCAAATAGTAATTTACATAGCACTTTTTCAATCCTTATTGCCTTTATTATATTATGGGTGGATTAGGAAAAAAATAATTCAAGATAGTAAACCTATCTTACCTTTTATTATTTTATGTTTTATTGCTAGTTTGTATGAATTCATTTTTACCTTTACACTTTACATTAGTTCAACCATTTGGTTTTATGTATATGATTTTCTTGCTTTTTTTACTATTCAATATTTCTTTTATTACATTTTAGAACAGAAAATTAAGAAAATAGTATGGGGAAGTTCAATTTTATACCTCTTCTTGTTTTTGTACATCGTATTGCATCATACTAGGGAAAGGTTTTTAAACTCTATATCTTTTTTAGGAGTTTTAACCACAATTATCATCATTTATTATGCTATAACATGGTTTAAGATTACGATCACCGAGAAGGCTTATTCTTCATTGACTCAAAGTTCAAACTTTTATTTTGTTTCTGGTTTCATACTTTACTATACAGGTACTATTATTTTGTTTTTAATGGCCAATACAATATATGTAAATCAGAGAGAGTTCATATCCCATTATTGGATGTTTAATATTTTTTTTAACATTGTTCACAAAACATTTTTATTGGTTGGAATTTGGAAGCTTCAAAAACAACTGACAAAATAATTACGTGTAATTACTTACCTTTACTCTTCAGTTTACAACTATTTTAGCCAATTAATTTCAATTTCGAATGGATGTAGTAAAAGACATTAAAATTGCCTTTATTTTAGGAACTGCCATAATGCTTTTTTTAGTTTTTGGTTTATTGTTTTTAGTGCTTTTTTACCAAAATCATTTTATGAAAATGAAGCGAAATGAAGCAAATCTATTGCTAAAAACAGCTCTTGAAAGTGAAAAAAATGAACGAGAACGCATTGCTATTGATTTGCATGACGGCGTTCAAGGCGATTTAAATGCTTTGAAATTTACATTAGCAGGATTAGAAACTGGGGTATTAGATGAAAAGTTTAAAGCGCATATACAATTACTACAAAATACGTTACAACAAACAACAGAAAATGTTAGAGTAATTAGTCAAAAGTTAATGCCACCTTTGTTAGACCAAAAAGGATTGAGACCAGCACTGGAAGTCTATTTCGAATTTTTACAAACACATTCAGATGCAAAGCTCGATTTAAAGGGCGATCTAGATAATTTTGAGTTAAGCTCACACGAAAAATATGCCTTATTTCGTTTAATTCAAGAATTGATTCAAAACATGTTTAAACACGGACAAGTTTCAATGGTGCAATTAATGATAGAAAGTCAAACAAAAGAGCTACAAATCAAAATAACAGATAACGGTATACCGTTTGATTTCTTCTCTACTTTTGAAGCCAATCATAGTGGTGGTCTACAAAATATAATGTCGAGAATTAAAAGTATTGGTGCAACTATGAAACAATTATCTGATGATAAATCCAATACTTACATCATTCAATTAAAAAGAAAATAAAATGTTTAAAATTGCCCTTGTTGATGATCACGAATTATTTCGTAAAAGTCTAATTTTTGTTTTAGAACAAATAGAAACAATCGAAGTTGTTTTTGATACTAATGATGGTACTTTACTTTTACAATACTTACAAAACAATACGGTTGATTTGGTTTTATTAGACATTCAAATGCCAATTATGGACGGGTTTACGTTATGTAAAAAAATAAAACAACTAAAACCCGTTATTAAAATATTAACTGTTTCTCAATTAACAACAAAAGAATCCATACATCAAATCTTCGAATCGGGTGCTAACGGTTTTTTCTCCAAAAATTCTTCAACGGATTCTTTTAAAGAAGCTGTTTTGAGTATGATAGAGAAAGATTATTATTTTGATATCTCTTTGTCAGATGTAGTAAAAGAAGCAATGCTTTGGAAAGCGACACAAAATAATGATGACCAACAAATAAACAAAGACTTACTTTCACCTAGAGAAAAAGAAATCATTTTTTGGTCAGCTAAAGGTCTAACATGTCAGCAAATTGCAGACCATCTTTTCATCAGCAAAAGAACAGTGGAAACCCATAGAAAAACCATTATGGATAAAACCAGTTGTTTGAATTTTATTGAAGTAGTAGTTTACGGTTTAAAAGAACGTATTATCACACTTGATGACTTGTAAATAATTTTATATTAGGTGTTTATACGTATTGTTATATGAATTGAATTAGGTTACTTTGTTTTTATTTAGTAACTTTTGCTAATCTATCTAATAATATGGCATAAAAGTTGTAAAATTTCGCAAATAAACACATTGTGTGCTATTTTATCCAAAATCGTACAAATACCAAATTTCATGAAAATCTTAATTTACATAATTACATTTTTATTTGCAACATCTTGCCATTCGCAAGAAAAAAACACGCTACAAGCAACACAAGATGATGCTTTAACCATTGGCACAACAGGTGGAATGAATGGTGGATGCAAATTTTTAGAGCAACCTGTTTATTATGTAAACGAAAATTATATAATATATCAGGATTGTAATACCCGAAAAATACTTTATGCAGATATTTCCTCTTTTGAAATAGTAAAGTATTATGGTCAATATGGAATAGCTTTGGATAAAAATGGAGTATATGTACAAGGAAATTTTGTTGCTACAGATACTACAGGATTTACTTTTTTAGGCATAAATGAAAAAGATTTGTTGTGGAAAACCAATACTTCGGTTTACAAAAACACAACTGTTTTACCTAAACTTAATGCGAGTGAATTTACAAGATTATCTGACCAACAGAAAAAAAGTTACAGCGGAATTTATTTTAAAGACAACTCCAATATTTATTATTTCGACAAAAAAATTGAAGGTGCTGATCTTGCAACAGCCGATTTAATATACAACGACAATCGAATGTTCTATGATAAAAATTATATGTACAAAGATGGAGAAATTGTGTTCTTGGAAGCCGAACCTTTACTTTATGTGAATAACTCCTTGAAAAAAACAGCTACAAAGGTTCTTTATCACAATAAAGTAATTTCCAATATAGATACCAAAACATTAGTAGGGCTTTCTCGACATTATGCTAAAGATAAAAACAACGTATATAGTTCTTCATTTGGTGACGATATTAAAACATTACCCATAAACAAAGCTGACTTTAACAAATTAAAAGTTTGGGACCATACCAATTCTGCCTACATCACAGACGGAAAAAACTTATTTCGCTACAATGAAATTTTATCAAAAAATGAGTTTGACGTGGCGACCTTTGGTACTTTTGGATTTACAGATTTTGTTTATGACAAAAATGGCGTTTACACAAGACGTTATGACAAAGAATTAGATAAAGTAGTATATGATAAATTTCCCTTTAAATATACTGATGATGTAAGTAGCAAAAATTTACAAATTACAGAAGGCAGTAGCTTGTATGTTTATTATAACAATCAGGCGTATGAAGAAAGTACCAAAACACTTTATGAGAACTTAACACCTGAACAGATAGAAATTAGCAAAAACAGACCACATATACCAAATAATATGGTGCGTTTAGGTAAACTTAATAGCAAAGTTATTTTAAGAACACTTTACGACTACAAACTATCCAAAGATAATAATGCTGTTTATCATGATGGTAAAAAAACAAGTGCAGATCCAGTTACTTTTAGAAAGCTCGACAATAATTATTACATAGACAAAGACAATGTTTACCAATACAACCGAGAAAAAGGATTACTTGTAATAAATTACATTGATGTTGAAACCACAAAATACTTTAACGGTTTTATTATGGACAAAAATTATTTATATAGTAATGGAACACGAATCATCAAGAGCTATAAGTTAGAAATTTTAGCTTCATTTCCTGGTTATCGTTTGGGTTGTGGATTAGACGAAACACCAGGTTCTGATTTTTACTTATTTAGAAATGCTGAGGGATTTTGGTGGGTAAAAGTATCAAATGAAATCACAATTAGGTTTTTAGGAAAAACACTGAACAAGAAGTTAAGTCCTTTATTTGAAAATTTAGAGACACCTCAATAATGATAAAACTCCTTTACATAGTATTATCTCTTTTTCCTATTTTATCTTTTGGACAACAAACTTATAAAGTTACCGAAGGAGAATTGAAGTTTATTGTGCCAGGAAAAGGAATAATTATTAAAAAAGACAATCAATTTTTTGAAATGAAATTGAATGTTCTTTTTAATAAGTCAAAGAAATCTATTGAAACAAAACTCCAACCTATTTCAGAAGAATCATTGAAATTGTTTTGTAAAGGAAAATCTTTAGTTTCTTATTCGGATATTAAAGAAAATCATCATTTCAATGATTTACAGAAAATAAGTTTCAACTATACATATCGTTTAAGTAATGATGATAAAAAATACGATGAATATAAATTGTACTTGATAAATAAGAATTTCTTTGCCTATTTTACAAATAAGTATGAGGACAAAAATAAGTATACTGATATTGAAGAATACATGCCATTTATTATCATTGAATTTGAGAATAAAAAAATTATTTATACTTATGATAATGAAGAAATATTTATTATTCCAACCAATAAATTATATAAAATAATTCATCAATACGATTCGGAAAGCAAGGAATTTAAAACTGAAAAATTAAAAATCTCTAATGAAGAAATCTATAAATTTTCGCAACATGCATTTCATGATTTAGAAGATGAATTTTTTGTTGTTGATACATTGCCGTCAAAAAAAGTTAGGTTGAAAAACATTCATAATGAAATTTTAATTTCAGAAGCATATGATTCAATTGTATTAAGTTCGATAATTAAGTGTTTCAACAAAAATAAAATGGATTTATATAATTTATCATTTAATAAAATAAACAAGTTTCCTGTGCAAGCTTCTAAAGGACATTTAGGAAGTATCCAAATTCTTGAAAAGAATAAATTAAAATGGATAGATTGGACAGGTAAAGAAATAAAAAAAGGTTTTTCTTACCCAATAGTTTTACTTCCTGAAGCTCCGCAACATGAGTATAAGTATGAATTGGCTATTTCCAAGTCAAATGAAAAATTCATTTTGAAAGCAAGAAATATGGATGTTTTCGGATTGGAAACTAACACAACCGAAATAGATACTTTATCTTTAACAAATGCATTTGGGATTAAGAATTTCTATTTTGAAAATAACAATTCAAAAGATACAATTTCTTCTAATCAAGAATTTTATCATTTTGATAACTTTAAAACTAGAATTACAGAAATGGTTGATTTCAGTTATAATGTAATTTATTTTCAAAGAGATAATGGAACATTTGGAATGAGTTACTTAGGAAACTTTTATGCAAACAATGCAGATTTCAAAAAAAATATCGCATCTTCAGAATTCAATAATTTTAATGAATATCAAGAATTACAGTTTGTTGAGTTCAAGTATCCATTTTATAAGATGAAGAAAAATAATTTATTCAAGCTTTTTCCATTACATAAAGAATTTAGATACAAAAAACTCGAAGATTTTCAAGGAAACTTTGCTCGTTTTGAATTGCCTAATGGTAAAAATGGTTGGTTGAGTAAAGAAGGAAAGGAAT
It encodes the following:
- a CDS encoding response regulator transcription factor; the protein is MFKIALVDDHELFRKSLIFVLEQIETIEVVFDTNDGTLLLQYLQNNTVDLVLLDIQMPIMDGFTLCKKIKQLKPVIKILTVSQLTTKESIHQIFESGANGFFSKNSSTDSFKEAVLSMIEKDYYFDISLSDVVKEAMLWKATQNNDDQQINKDLLSPREKEIIFWSAKGLTCQQIADHLFISKRTVETHRKTIMDKTSCLNFIEVVVYGLKERIITLDDL
- a CDS encoding transcriptional regulator codes for the protein MNYIKHLTGFFEKVSADYDLNPTHISLYMAIFQLWNQNRFQNPISISRDELMRISKIASTATYHKCMKDLTEREYVIYKPSFNPFKGSILEVCNLDFYTKPVPKKELKKRTTKSKNDQVIEQVNEQVTKQALNKHQTSSKHVPYINNINNTNIINLAKQEISKNEKKLIFTNSFFDEVEEKDLKVELKEEKKLREKKKKVEIEKSKPTLEEAQIYFLEKNFTEIEAQRFFNYFESNGWLVGGRTKMKDWKAAARNWMLNTKKFGNKPNNSVRTETKTINLNPNHLHVTNQKNYGEAL
- a CDS encoding DKNYY domain-containing protein — encoded protein: MKILIYIITFLFATSCHSQEKNTLQATQDDALTIGTTGGMNGGCKFLEQPVYYVNENYIIYQDCNTRKILYADISSFEIVKYYGQYGIALDKNGVYVQGNFVATDTTGFTFLGINEKDLLWKTNTSVYKNTTVLPKLNASEFTRLSDQQKKSYSGIYFKDNSNIYYFDKKIEGADLATADLIYNDNRMFYDKNYMYKDGEIVFLEAEPLLYVNNSLKKTATKVLYHNKVISNIDTKTLVGLSRHYAKDKNNVYSSSFGDDIKTLPINKADFNKLKVWDHTNSAYITDGKNLFRYNEILSKNEFDVATFGTFGFTDFVYDKNGVYTRRYDKELDKVVYDKFPFKYTDDVSSKNLQITEGSSLYVYYNNQAYEESTKTLYENLTPEQIEISKNRPHIPNNMVRLGKLNSKVILRTLYDYKLSKDNNAVYHDGKKTSADPVTFRKLDNNYYIDKDNVYQYNREKGLLVINYIDVETTKYFNGFIMDKNYLYSNGTRIIKSYKLEILASFPGYRLGCGLDETPGSDFYLFRNAEGFWWVKVSNEITIRFLGKTLNKKLSPLFENLETPQ
- a CDS encoding ATPase produces the protein MEKHFNTVKDTFVIQNGFKVYNFNWCLNYIEYQGKLIYGRSFKIEVVDHQTILKLVIYAIRDEKKALELNLDLNKGILLSGPIGCGKTSIMALIRPFFYHKHDYKIKTCREISFEFAKNGFESLHHYTQKEHTQSRLTGYCFDDLGAEQNIKHYGNDLNVMAEIIISRYEDFVQNQSITHITTNLSASEIEALYGNRLRSRMRSMFNLITFSNESRDKR
- a CDS encoding helix-turn-helix domain-containing protein, yielding MNTKKQTIFPKYNLVLEKMGENIKIARKRRKLTTMQVAERAAISRSTLYLIESGNPSVAMGAYFNVLRVLGLQDDFLKLAADDELGRRLQDLELLK
- a CDS encoding sensor histidine kinase, translated to MDVVKDIKIAFILGTAIMLFLVFGLLFLVLFYQNHFMKMKRNEANLLLKTALESEKNERERIAIDLHDGVQGDLNALKFTLAGLETGVLDEKFKAHIQLLQNTLQQTTENVRVISQKLMPPLLDQKGLRPALEVYFEFLQTHSDAKLDLKGDLDNFELSSHEKYALFRLIQELIQNMFKHGQVSMVQLMIESQTKELQIKITDNGIPFDFFSTFEANHSGGLQNIMSRIKSIGATMKQLSDDKSNTYIIQLKRK
- a CDS encoding type II toxin-antitoxin system HipA family toxin — protein: MALNKTDIYVYAHWLGMQEPKLIGVLSAQQAKGKKAFSFEYDTAWLKTGQKFLLDPDISLFSGAQYPNQKDNFGIFLDSMPDTWGRTLMKRRAAQWARENNTKTPTLYDIDFLLGVYDASRMGALRFKTDPNGDFLDNNKTTPTPPWSSIRELQVAAESIEDDKDNDEVKKWLSILIAPGSSLGGARPKANILDTDKNLWIAKFPSKSDTIDKAAWEYLAYELAIQAGITMAPCKIEKIKGNYHTFFTKRFDRENGERIHFASAMTMTGNNEDTIKDNHPSYLEIAEFISNHGVNIEANLHQLWRRIIFNISISNTDDHLRNHGFILTDEGWILSPAYDLNPSIDKDGLSLNIDMDNNELDFELAKSVGAYFRLNETQMNTIIDEVTSVVRNWKEVANRIGITRSEQQLMEKAFRF
- a CDS encoding lipocalin family protein, translated to MKKLFLLVATILSISFTGCSKDDDNSSSASQHELILGSWRFSQEGSIINGQEVLDSYDNAAPQCGFDYVEFRSSSEIKEYIYDTDINSNCMNFLNSGNWSLSGTNQLSITFDSSTTINEILVLNQTTLKVKYASGGVARIIVFNKI